Proteins encoded together in one Longimicrobium sp. window:
- a CDS encoding M48 family metallopeptidase — protein sequence MTRAPSRTLARPGRLVGAALLLALAACGGDVGLDEEAQLGAEYAAQVKAEVPLINDPAAVATLNRMGDELVARADSTGREYTFYLVDSPEVNAFAIPGGHIFVNRGLIETADQHSEFAGVLGHEIAHVTERHGIEQMKKQRGAGTLVTLVYVLLGREPGVVEQVAIQAGGSALFAKYGREAEREADMRAVQTLPAAGYDPEGVATFFEDLLKQQASEPGLLDTWFASHPTSQERVRNARTMIRTLNVDQARLKDDTPEYQAFRKHVLQMGTRARP from the coding sequence GTGACTCGCGCACCATCTCGCACGCTCGCGCGGCCCGGCCGGCTTGTCGGCGCCGCCCTGCTCCTGGCGCTCGCTGCCTGCGGCGGAGACGTGGGCCTGGACGAAGAAGCGCAGCTCGGCGCCGAGTACGCGGCCCAGGTAAAGGCCGAGGTGCCGCTGATCAACGATCCCGCGGCCGTCGCCACCCTCAACCGGATGGGCGACGAGCTGGTCGCGCGCGCCGACTCCACCGGGCGCGAGTACACCTTCTACCTGGTGGATTCGCCGGAGGTGAACGCCTTCGCCATCCCGGGCGGCCACATCTTCGTCAACCGCGGGCTCATCGAGACGGCCGACCAGCACTCGGAGTTCGCGGGCGTGCTGGGGCACGAGATCGCGCACGTGACGGAGCGGCACGGCATCGAGCAGATGAAGAAGCAGCGCGGCGCGGGGACGCTGGTGACGCTCGTCTACGTGCTGCTGGGGCGCGAGCCGGGTGTGGTGGAGCAGGTGGCCATCCAGGCGGGCGGCTCGGCGCTCTTCGCCAAGTACGGCCGCGAGGCGGAGCGCGAGGCCGACATGCGGGCGGTGCAGACGCTGCCCGCGGCGGGCTACGATCCGGAAGGCGTGGCCACCTTCTTCGAGGACCTGCTCAAGCAGCAGGCGAGCGAGCCCGGTCTGCTCGACACCTGGTTCGCCAGCCACCCCACCAGCCAGGAGCGGGTCCGGAACGCGCGCACCATGATCCGCACGCTGAACGTGGACCAGGCGCGCCTAAAGGACGACACCCCCGAATACCAGGCCTTCCGCAAGCACGTCCTGCAGATGGGCACCCGCGCACGCCCCTGA